The nucleotide window AATAGATTTAGATTTTTAACATACAATAATGTGTGGAATGGTAAATCATAAACTAAAACTTTATGGAAGGTAAATGATATGACTAAAGTACCAAAAATAATAATTAATTATAAAACTTATGAACAATCAACAGGTAGCAAGGCTTTAAAATTATCACAATATGCACAAGAAGTGACAGATGAAACAGGAATTGAAATAGCTATTGCTCCTCAAGCTGTAAATCTAGCACAGATATGTGAAGCTGTAGATGTTCCTGTATATGCTCAACATATCGATCCAATAACACCTGGTGGACATACTGGATCATATTTACCAGAAGCACTTATTGAAACAGGTATTAGTGGAAGTTTAATTAATCACTCAGAAAAAAGATTAACACTTGCAGATATTGATGCTGTTGTTGAAATTATACGTAAAAATAATTTAACAAGTATTTTATGTACAAATAATATTAA belongs to Methanosphaera sp. and includes:
- the tpiA gene encoding triose-phosphate isomerase, with amino-acid sequence MTKVPKIIINYKTYEQSTGSKALKLSQYAQEVTDETGIEIAIAPQAVNLAQICEAVDVPVYAQHIDPITPGGHTGSYLPEALIETGISGSLINHSEKRLTLADIDAVVEIIRKNNLTSILCTNNIKTSAACASFEPDYIAIEPPELIGSGVAVSQANPEIVENSVEAIHNVNKDIKVLCGAGISTSDDLVSAMELGADGVLLASGIIKAEDQKQAMLELVDKV